TTCGTAGcgattagtcaaacacaaattgaTTTTGAGtaaaaacttatcaaaataagctTATTTCTACGTGTTGGCCGAACAGGCTATAAGCCACCCAGTTTTTTCGTGTTAATTTGGGGCAACCTGTATCTACCAAGTACTGCAAGttgttctctttctttttttgccTTAAATGCACAGCGGCCCAAGCGCTCGTTTGGGGATGAAACCTTGACTTTCTGAGTTTCTAGCCAGTACTGTAAGCTTATGCTCATTTGTTAATTTCCTGTGAGGAACATCTCTGTATTCCTAAGGGTGGTGCTATTTTCATACATGACTCTCAGTTTGGTAAAATACCACAGAGAAAGAAAAACAGAGAGTTGTGCTTAAGACTGAAAGTTTTCTtgttggttaaataaaatattttccacatTTTCTCCAATCAGGGAGTTATGAGCTTGGTGTAGTTGTAGCAGTAAATAAGAGGCGTTACGTTGCTGCATCCGTAATTGGTTGCTGCTTAGACATTGTGTGAATTTGTAGCTGAGGGGGAAAAAGACTCAGACTTGTGAGTAACTTCATAGCCAATTGGTAAGCAGTAACTTCATGATTAGTTGCTTGATTCCACTTCTTTACCATTTTCGTGTTAGCTGATTAataacttcttttatttttctttccttttcgtgTTGTTTCGCCTGGTTGATTTGTGAGTGACATTTGTTACAGAACAGATTCTTGGATGAGTTAAAGCAAAATATTGTTTCTGCTTGGGCTTTTAGTTTGTTAGGTGTGTTGCAGCAGAATTGTTGATTTTGTGTTAAAGCAGATAATGGTCAATGAATTTAGAATGGACCATTGGGAGACCAAGGTTTAAAATCCAACCGAGTCAAAAAAATAAGTGTTAGGTGATTTATTTCCATTTGTATAAGTATTGGTGGTTAGAGTTAGCTGATGCCTGTGCACGAAGCTGGTTCGGACACCACCATTACAAAAGATCACTGTGGTAGAATATTTAGCTGTTATATTCACTATATATCAAGGACAAGACTAgagaggtcttgttatactaccATGTTAGCCAGAGTGTTAGAGCTGTACCTTGATCCGAAAATGCTTATAGTTCTACCTCTATTCCTTTTTCATGCGGACTTTTGGGCTTAGTTTTAAGCTTAAAGATATCAGGATTTCATTTGattctttcattttccttttgttttttctgtttttgtgTTTGACTGGTCTAGCAATTGGCTTCAGGTTTGTTGATATCACTAAGAAGTTCGGGCATTGCAATGTTGTTGCATCAGTTTAAAATAAGTGCTGATAAGTTATCTGTGTAAAAGAGATCTTCCATTTGATAGATTCGCTTTAAGTTTCGATTTATATTTAAAGTTTCTTCTGGTCTAGCAATCATTTCACAAATTAACGAAGTTTGATGCACTGATGAGCCACATACTTTAATCAAAGTCGATCTTTCTGCGGGATTCTGACTTTCTTCCTTTTCCAGCATTTAGCTTTCAAGTCATTTATTATGTGCAGATCCTTTGTAGTTTTGTTGCGATTGCAGACACACAAAGAGACGGAGAATGGCTTATGCTGCTTTGACTTCTCTTATGGGAACTGTTGGAAAAATTCTGCAACAAAACCCAGATCCTGAGAAAGGGGAAGAAATGAAATTTCTATATGAAACTCTTGGTTCCTTGAGGGCCATTCTGGAGGATTCTGTGAAAAGAAGTGATCTTGAGATGATTAAAAGGTTGGAAGCACAAACCACACAGATGGCATATGCACTAGAAGATAAAGTCGAGTTAGCAATGGAGAGTGGAATTCTTGGAAGCTTGAATCAGATAAAAGGACACATTGATTCCACCATGAATGACTGGATGAAGATCAAGACTAGCTATGAAAACCATGTCAAAGCTCTTCCAGCAAATGAAGGTTTTAGTCCCGATTCATCAAAACTTTCTTCGCAGCCAGAAAATGTTATGGTTGGCCACAACAATGAATTAGACCTGATGTTAGATCATCTTACTAGGGGCTCACGTGAACTAAAAGTTGTCTCTATTGTTGGGATGGGGGGCATTGGTAAGACAACATTTGCTACAAGAATTTATTATGATCCAGTAATCGTTTCTCGCTTTGACACTCGTCCAATGGTTACTGTTTCACAAGAATTTTATGTTAGAAGGTTACTTCTAGGCCTTCTTAATTCTATCACGTCAATTCCTCGAGAAATTTGTAACGAAAGTGATGGACAATTAGCAGATCGGCTACGAAAGGGTTTAAAAGGGAGGAggtatttgattttcattgatgatatatggAGCACTGAAGCATGGGATGATATGAAGCTATGTTTCCCAGATGATGGCAATGGAAGCCGAATATTACTGACCACTCGTAATACAGAGGTAGCTGAATATGCTAGCATGAATGAACCTCCCTTTCATCGCATGCGTCTTTTAAGTTTCGATGAAAGTTGGAACCTCTTCCACTCAAAGGTTTTCACTAAAAAAGGTCTTTCCTCTGAATTTGAGAAGATAGGGAAAGAGGTTGTTAAAAAATGTCGAGGATTACCGCTAACAATCATCATAGTTGCTGGACTTCTCTCCAAAATCCATTCATTAGTTGAATGGGGAAATGTTGCTGAAGATGTGAACTCACTTTTATATGAATGTCCTGACAAACAGTGCTCAAGACTTATTGATCTTAGTTACCGCCACTTGCCTCATCACATAAAAGCCTGTTTTCTGTATTTTGGAGTTTTTCAGGAAGACACTGAGATTAATGTCAAGAGACTTGTCAAGCTATGGGTTGcagaggggtttcttgaggtagaAAAGGATAAGAACTTGGAAGAAGTGGCTAAGAAGTGTTTAGAAGATCTTATAGATAGAAGTTTAGTTTTCGCCGATAAGGGGAGTACTCGCAATGGAAAAATAAAGACATGCAAAATGCATGATCTTTTACATGGATTTTGCTTGAGAGAAGCTCAGAGAGAAAACTTTCTGCGTGTCATTCAAAAGAAAGATGATGATCTTCATGCAAAGCCCGTCCTCTTTCATCCAAAATTTCATAGACGGATAAGTATCTTAAGTTGTGACAACTATAAGTTATATTTTGATCATGATACTTACAACAAAGCCCGTTCAATTTTATTTTTGGGTAAGCCTTACTACATTCCGGATATCAAACTAGAGTACTCATGTTTCAAGCTATTGAGAGTATTAGATATAGCTACTGACACATTGAGAGGCAATTTCCCTAAGGATATCCTTTGTTTGTTTCACTTGAGATACCTGGCTTTTACCTTTGCCGGATCTTTGGATTCTCCCCTGGATATGAGCCTTTGGAATCTTGAAACATTTGTATTTGATTACCGGGTCTGTGGTTGTATATATTTTGCAGAAGAAATATGGAGGATGGAACAATTAAGGCATCTAAAGTTTAGCTTGAATTGCTTAACCCAACCTTCACAAGAGAAGTGCTTGGTGCTGGAAAATTTGCAGACATTTTCTGGGTTGAATCCTTTAAATTGTACAAAGGAAGTGTTCAAAAGGATTCccaatgttaagaagttaatgaTTCTAGGACACATGGTTCAATATGGAGAGAGTGAAATGCCAGATTGCTTCAATGACCTTGCTAGTCTAGGTAAACTTGAGTCACTGGGTTTTCACATTCAAACAAATATTAACCACTTGAATTTGTGCCTTCCTCCTCCAGGCAACTTTCCACAGAACCTTAAGAAGTTGACATTTATCTTTACGTACATGCCTTGGAAGAATATGGACATTGTTGGTATGCTACCTAATCTTGAGGTGCTAAAATTGAGGAGCAGTGCTTGCATAGGTGAAGAGTGGGAACCATCTGAGAATGGGTTTCATCAACTAAAATTCTTGCTTTTACATTGCTCAGATCCCAATTACTGGAAGGCAACTAGTGACCATTTTCCTCTCCTCGAGCATCTGGTGCTAAGAGATTGCTATCATTTACAAGAGATACCTCTGGATTTCGCGGACAGTCTCACATTGCAGTCGATTGAGATAGAGAACTGCGAGCGTTCTGTTGTGACTTCTGCCGAGCAAATTCAGGAAGAGCAACGGAACCTGGGAGTTGATGATCTTATAGTTCGTGCCTGCAGAATTCGAGGTACCTAAAATGTTTTCACCAAGCACTTCTATCACTGCCCTTGACTAATTAGAGGGTTAGTTTAATGCCTGGTTTTATTTCCCCCCAAAAGAAACAAGACTTCAGTGAAAATCTCATGGAAGAAACTAGTCCCTCTCGCAAATTCATAGTCCTACATCGTCTATTGAGTTAAAGTACAGTGAGATtgatttcatttttcaaaatacaTACTAAAAACATCAAAAGTTGCAACTTTTCTCATTTTAAAATGACAAAAGATAAGCTGATAATTTAGTCAAAGATCATTTAAGATTGAGGGTGTAAGCAGACAAGTCGAAAAATAAAGGTATTTTGTTGCAAATTCCTATATTTTAGTAGATTGTCTAGGCTCACAAATGATCTTATTTTTAATCTGTTTAATATTCAACTTACTTTGTCCACTGTTTCTTCTATGGTGTACAGGTTGTGAAGATGAAGATCATATTTCTCAATCATTCGGTGGAAGTTAATCTGATTATTTTGTGCCACTTCTCTTCTTGTAAGTAAGTATTTCACATTGATGTTCTGTACAGTACTGTCCTATGCTGCTAAGAGAGTTGTGCATATGCATAAGCATAAGTCCATCATCCAGTTTTAGTTTACCAGGCTTGTTAATATCTGTTGCTACATGATGGAATCTGTTAACACTTTCAACTGTATTTCTTTTGGTTGCATAGCTATGCTGTTCATGtcaaaaaaagggaaagactACAGAATGCTTCACTTTCTGCTCAATGTAACGACCTTTTCGTGACTCGTATATGACTCAATTATGAAGCGTTAGTTTACGCACGTCGTAGAAAAGTTGAAAAGGGTTTTTTCCTTGCGATATCTTACTGAAACAAGGGAACTCGTAATGTTAAATGCATGCTACATCTTTATAAACTAAAGAAAACTGACACACTTTTGCACTAAAAGGCAAAGCAAACTACCAATTCAGTGATGAATATGTAGCTTATTCTATTTTATGTCTTTATAAACAAAAGAATGATTTATCAAAAAAGGGCGGAGTGCGGAATGTAGGCAAAGTGGCCTTATAGACTAATGGACGGCTAATATTCTGCAAAACTATACGAATTAATCAAACCAATAAAGGGAgaaatgttataaaataaaaattgtaaaataaataaaccgaagacaagtatagagagagattgatatattattcaaacttcaaacttatgtatataataaattgaaaactcctctatttatagaagaaaggaagcagctgcgaggcttttcaggaagcagctgcaagacttttctttagctgcttgtaagctgtctgcatgagctgcttgcaacctgcatgtttaataaaaagctgctgcaaatcatttcattgagctgcttgcaacctgcttgcatcagctgcttgtagataaacttcaacatagtactaaatggataatctttttcaggaaaattatctatagcggagtaataaatggacatccacaatataattattttcataacactccccattggatgttcattaaaaggtattgtgcctcgttaaaaccttactaggaaaaacccagtgggaaaaatcctagtgaaggaaaaagagtacacatatttagtaataacgcatttctagctgcctcattaaaaaccatataaggaaaaccctgtggggaAAAACCttattaaggaaaaaaaagagtacatcgcgtattttactctccctaatgaaaaccttgtttcaaatatttgagtctccgcattccaatattgtataccatcttctcaaaagttgaagttggcaaagatttagtgaataaatctgccggattgtcatttgaacggatttgttgcacatcaatgtcaccatttttctgaagatcgtgtgtgtagaataattttggtgaaatgtgcttcgttctatctccttttataaatcctcccttcaattggggtatgcatgcaacattgtcttcgtataaaattgtgggtcttatctcacattccaaaccacatttttctcgaataaaatgaattattgatctcaaccatacacattccctacttgcttcatgaataactattatttcagcatgatttgaagaagtatcaacaatagattgctttgtggagcgccatgatatgatagtacctccacatgtaaacacgtacccggtttgagatctagctttatggggatcagataaataacctgcatctgcataaccaacaagatctgcactatctttgttagcataaaacaaacccatatcaagagttccctttaaatatcgcaatatatgcttaattccGTTCCAATGTcttcgtgtaggagaagaactatatcttgctagtaaattaacagaaaatgctatgtcaggccttgtagcattagcaagatatattagtgcaccaattgcactgaaatagggtacttcaggaccaaggagttcctcatcctcttctggaggtcggaacaaatctttattcatttcaagtgatcgaacaaccattggtgtactcaatgggtgcgctttgtccatgtaaaaacgttttaagaccctttctgtatagacagattgatggataaagatcccatCTGCTagatgttcaatttgcagaccaagacagttttgtctttccaagatctttcatctcaaattctttcttaagatattcaattgccttttggagctcttctggagttccaacaagatttatgtcatcaacataaacagcaagtataacaaattatgaagccattttctttataaaaatacatggacaaataacatcatttatgtaaccctcttttagcaaatattcactgaggcgattataccacatgcgcccagattgctttaaaccgtacaaagatctttgtaatctgattgagtacatttttcgagattttgaatatgcttcaggcattttaagtccttcagggattttcatgtaaatttcattatcaagtgacccgtatagataagctgtaaccacatctattagatgtatttcaagcctttcacgtaaggctaaactgatgagatatcgaaatgttatggcatccataacaggtgaatatgtttcttcataatcgactccaggtcgtcgtgagaatccttgtgcaacaaggcgagccttgtattttttaactttatttttatcattctttttttgcacaaaaacccatttatgaccaactagctttataccagcaggtgtttg
This DNA window, taken from Nicotiana tabacum cultivar K326 chromosome 4, ASM71507v2, whole genome shotgun sequence, encodes the following:
- the LOC107791176 gene encoding putative late blight resistance protein homolog R1B-16, which gives rise to MAYAALTSLMGTVGKILQQNPDPEKGEEMKFLYETLGSLRAILEDSVKRSDLEMIKRLEAQTTQMAYALEDKVELAMESGILGSLNQIKGHIDSTMNDWMKIKTSYENHVKALPANEGFSPDSSKLSSQPENVMVGHNNELDLMLDHLTRGSRELKVVSIVGMGGIGKTTFATRIYYDPVIVSRFDTRPMVTVSQEFYVRRLLLGLLNSITSIPREICNESDGQLADRLRKGLKGRRYLIFIDDIWSTEAWDDMKLCFPDDGNGSRILLTTRNTEVAEYASMNEPPFHRMRLLSFDESWNLFHSKVFTKKGLSSEFEKIGKEVVKKCRGLPLTIIIVAGLLSKIHSLVEWGNVAEDVNSLLYECPDKQCSRLIDLSYRHLPHHIKACFLYFGVFQEDTEINVKRLVKLWVAEGFLEVEKDKNLEEVAKKCLEDLIDRSLVFADKGSTRNGKIKTCKMHDLLHGFCLREAQRENFLRVIQKKDDDLHAKPVLFHPKFHRRISILSCDNYKLYFDHDTYNKARSILFLGKPYYIPDIKLEYSCFKLLRVLDIATDTLRGNFPKDILCLFHLRYLAFTFAGSLDSPLDMSLWNLETFVFDYRVCGCIYFAEEIWRMEQLRHLKFSLNCLTQPSQEKCLVLENLQTFSGLNPLNCTKEVFKRIPNVKKLMILGHMVQYGESEMPDCFNDLASLGKLESLGFHIQTNINHLNLCLPPPGNFPQNLKKLTFIFTYMPWKNMDIVGMLPNLEVLKLRSSACIGEEWEPSENGFHQLKFLLLHCSDPNYWKATSDHFPLLEHLVLRDCYHLQEIPLDFADSLTLQSIEIENCERSVVTSAEQIQEEQRNLGVDDLIVRACRIRGCEDEDHISQSFGGS